The following proteins are encoded in a genomic region of Candidatus Methylospira mobilis:
- the tusD gene encoding sulfurtransferase complex subunit TusD: protein MKFAIQVNAGPDSPASLSALRFVEAALRAGHEVARVFFYHDGVYCASAPDDWSRLALEKRIDLVVCVSAAYRRAVIHTDEADGPLAGRSLPEGFRLGGLGMWMDACLQADRFIAFDD from the coding sequence ATGAAGTTCGCAATTCAAGTCAACGCGGGGCCTGATAGTCCGGCGAGCTTGTCGGCCCTGCGTTTTGTCGAAGCGGCGCTCCGGGCCGGACACGAGGTAGCACGCGTGTTTTTCTATCACGACGGCGTATATTGCGCAAGCGCGCCTGATGATTGGTCGCGCCTGGCGCTGGAAAAGCGGATCGATCTGGTTGTCTGCGTGTCTGCGGCCTATCGGCGCGCAGTGATCCACACCGATGAAGCGGACGGCCCGCTTGCCGGTCGATCTCTGCCGGAGGGCTTTCGTCTCGGCGGTTTGGGCATGTGGATGGATGCCTGTCTGCAGGCGGATCGTTTTATTGCTTTCGATGACTGA
- a CDS encoding beta-barrel assembly-enhancing protease, with protein sequence MSTRSKLTATLLIVAQLTLYGQTTAAAVNQYVSRNAPLDLRSSDITGQASPVENRAADDNSREMHLPEIGDPSGTLLSTHEEIELGAAFFRSLHGQIHINEDPETTDYIQRIGQKLSANSADPEHAYHFFVVMEPNINAFAGPGGYIGVNSGLILTTEAESELASVLAHEIAHVTQRHLYQAYQAASRLSLPMAAAMLAGILIGAKTGNAQAGEAAIIAAQAANQQFQINFTRDNEAEADRVGMQNLSKSEFDPRAMPVFFERMQQATRFAGNALPEFLMTHPVTVSRISDTRGRAEKYAYRQYEDSFVYQIIKAKLRVLSATDPFEVEKYFRTTNNHGTLQQQDVTRYGLALSLQAQKKYDEARPLLQKLVIQHPDQPHFVNALARLETDAHRYPEALKHYDMALERFPENRGIVFNYVRLLLLMQKPLEARNLLNAHSATLAPSTEFYELLAECYGELHNDAESHRYLAEYYYLNGQTHTAIKQMKLARQHAGNNFYINAVIDERLQALQKEEQESKEK encoded by the coding sequence ATGTCTACACGCTCTAAACTGACTGCAACCCTGTTGATAGTCGCCCAGTTGACTCTGTACGGTCAAACAACGGCGGCAGCCGTTAACCAGTACGTATCCCGCAACGCGCCGCTCGATCTGCGCAGCAGCGACATTACCGGGCAAGCATCGCCGGTAGAAAACAGGGCTGCCGACGATAATAGCAGGGAAATGCATCTACCGGAAATCGGCGACCCTTCGGGAACCCTTTTATCGACGCACGAGGAAATCGAGCTGGGCGCCGCTTTTTTCAGAAGCCTGCACGGACAGATACACATTAACGAAGACCCCGAAACCACGGATTATATCCAGCGCATAGGCCAAAAACTGTCTGCGAACAGCGCCGACCCGGAGCATGCCTACCACTTTTTCGTGGTCATGGAACCCAACATCAATGCTTTCGCCGGCCCAGGCGGCTATATCGGTGTCAATTCCGGTTTGATATTGACCACGGAGGCTGAAAGCGAGCTGGCCTCGGTACTGGCTCACGAAATAGCTCACGTCACCCAGCGTCATCTTTATCAGGCATATCAGGCCGCGTCACGCTTGTCCTTGCCTATGGCGGCGGCAATGCTGGCGGGTATTTTGATCGGAGCAAAGACCGGCAATGCGCAGGCCGGTGAAGCCGCCATTATCGCTGCGCAGGCGGCCAACCAGCAGTTTCAGATCAACTTCACGCGAGACAATGAAGCCGAGGCCGATCGCGTGGGCATGCAAAACCTGTCGAAATCCGAGTTCGACCCGCGCGCCATGCCCGTTTTCTTCGAACGCATGCAGCAAGCAACGCGTTTCGCAGGCAATGCGCTACCTGAATTCCTGATGACTCACCCGGTTACCGTTTCGCGTATTTCAGACACACGCGGACGCGCAGAAAAATACGCCTATCGGCAATACGAAGATTCTTTTGTATATCAAATCATCAAAGCCAAATTACGGGTGCTGAGTGCGACGGACCCCTTCGAAGTGGAAAAATATTTCCGCACGACCAACAATCATGGCACGCTACAGCAGCAGGATGTGACTCGTTACGGTCTGGCATTATCCCTGCAGGCCCAAAAAAAATACGACGAGGCCCGTCCGTTACTGCAAAAACTGGTGATCCAGCATCCCGATCAACCCCATTTCGTTAACGCGCTGGCCAGACTCGAGACCGATGCGCATCGCTACCCGGAAGCCTTGAAGCATTACGATATGGCTCTGGAACGATTTCCGGAGAATCGCGGAATTGTGTTCAATTATGTAAGGCTGCTGCTGTTGATGCAAAAACCTTTGGAAGCGAGAAACCTGCTGAATGCGCACAGCGCCACGCTCGCTCCGTCCACGGAGTTCTATGAACTGCTGGCGGAATGTTACGGCGAATTACACAATGACGCGGAATCGCACCGTTATCTCGCCGAATACTATTATCTTAACGGACAAACCCATACCGCCATCAAGCAAATGAAACTGGCTCGGCAGCACGCAGGCAACAATTTCTACATCAATGCGGTGATAGACGAGCGCTTGCAGGCGCTGCA